From the genome of Streptomyces sp. V1I1, one region includes:
- the serC gene encoding phosphoserine transaminase, producing MAEIQIPADIKPADGRFGAGPSKVRTEALDALAATGTSLLGTSHRQAPVKNLVGAVRDGVRDLFQLPEGYEVILGNGGSTAFWDIATHGLIDNKSQHLSFGEFSSKFAKASKLAPWLAEPTVIASDPGTHPDPEAEAGVDVYAFTHNETSTGVAAPIKRVAGADEGALVLVDATSGAGGLPVDIAETDVYYFAPQKSFASDGGLWIGVFSPAALERAARIHGSGRHVPEFFSLPTAIDNSLKNQTYNTPALATLFLLNEQLTWLNTQGGLDWSVRRTATSSRNLYGWAEASKYATPFVVDPAKRSQVIGTIDFADEIDAAAVAKVLRANGIVDTEPYRKLGRNQLRVAMFPAIDPADVQALTACIDYVIEKL from the coding sequence GTGGCTGAGATCCAGATTCCCGCTGACATCAAGCCCGCCGACGGCCGTTTCGGCGCGGGCCCCTCCAAGGTGCGTACGGAGGCGCTGGACGCCCTGGCCGCGACCGGCACATCCCTCCTCGGCACGTCCCACCGCCAGGCCCCGGTCAAGAACCTGGTCGGCGCGGTGCGCGACGGCGTACGCGACCTCTTCCAGCTCCCCGAGGGCTACGAGGTGATCCTGGGCAACGGCGGCTCCACCGCCTTCTGGGACATCGCGACACACGGCCTGATCGACAACAAGTCCCAGCACCTGTCCTTCGGCGAGTTCTCGTCCAAGTTCGCGAAGGCGTCGAAGCTCGCGCCCTGGCTGGCCGAGCCGACGGTCATCGCCTCCGACCCGGGCACGCACCCGGACCCCGAGGCGGAGGCGGGCGTCGACGTCTACGCCTTCACCCACAACGAGACCTCCACGGGCGTCGCGGCCCCGATCAAGCGGGTCGCGGGCGCGGACGAGGGCGCGCTGGTCCTGGTCGACGCCACGTCGGGCGCGGGCGGGCTGCCGGTCGACATCGCCGAGACGGACGTCTACTACTTCGCCCCGCAGAAGTCCTTCGCCTCGGACGGCGGCCTGTGGATCGGCGTCTTCTCGCCGGCCGCGCTGGAGCGCGCCGCGCGTATCCACGGCTCGGGCCGCCACGTACCGGAGTTCTTCTCGCTGCCGACGGCGATCGACAACTCGCTCAAGAACCAGACGTACAACACCCCGGCGCTGGCCACGCTCTTCCTCCTCAACGAGCAGCTCACCTGGCTGAACACCCAGGGCGGCCTGGACTGGTCGGTCCGCCGCACGGCGACGTCGTCGCGGAACCTGTACGGATGGGCCGAGGCGTCCAAGTACGCGACGCCGTTCGTGGTGGACCCGGCGAAGCGCTCGCAGGTCATCGGCACGATCGACTTCGCGGACGAGATCGACGCGGCGGCGGTGGCGAAGGTGCTGCGCGCGAACGGCATCGTCGACACGGAGCCGTACCGCAAGCTGGGCCGGAACCAGCTGCGGGTGGCGATGTTCCCGGCGATCGACCCGGCGGACGTGCAGGCGCTGACGGCGTGCATCGACTACGTGATCGAGAAGCTCTGA
- a CDS encoding ATP/GTP-binding protein — protein sequence MTRVTRAVPPAQPHPALPGTTVNALKIVVVGGFGVGKTTMVRSVSEIRPLHTEEAVSSAGRTLDDTSRVRAKGSTTVAFDFGRITIDERSVLYLFGAPGQERFWFLWDRIFAGTLGAVVLVDTRSLPDAWYALDRLEHHGTPFIVAVNDFGGPLHGEEQIREALALGPEVPLVEFDARDHSSSKFVLIALVEYLHALSLGEEDRKEDRAEDHKKDHGQDHKEDRGQDRKGD from the coding sequence ATGACCCGCGTCACGCGGGCGGTCCCACCGGCGCAGCCCCACCCCGCGCTCCCCGGGACGACCGTCAACGCCCTGAAGATCGTCGTCGTGGGCGGCTTCGGAGTCGGCAAGACGACGATGGTCCGCTCCGTCAGCGAGATCCGCCCACTGCACACGGAGGAGGCGGTGAGCAGCGCGGGCCGCACGCTCGACGACACCAGCCGCGTACGCGCCAAGGGCTCCACCACCGTCGCCTTCGACTTCGGCCGGATCACGATCGACGAGCGCAGCGTCCTGTACCTCTTCGGCGCCCCCGGCCAGGAACGTTTCTGGTTCCTGTGGGACCGCATCTTCGCCGGCACGCTCGGCGCGGTCGTCCTGGTCGACACCCGCTCGCTGCCCGACGCCTGGTACGCACTCGACCGCCTGGAACACCACGGCACGCCCTTCATCGTCGCCGTCAACGACTTCGGCGGCCCGCTGCACGGCGAGGAGCAGATCCGCGAGGCGCTGGCGCTGGGGCCGGAGGTGCCGCTGGTGGAGTTCGACGCCCGCGATCACTCCTCCAGCAAGTTCGTACTGATCGCGCTGGTCGAGTATCTGCACGCGCTGTCGCTGGGCGAGGAAGACCGCAAGGAGGACCGCGCGGAGGACCACAAGAAGGACCACGGTCAGGACCACAAGGAGGACCGCGGTCAGGACCGTAAGGGCGACTGA
- a CDS encoding FAD-binding and (Fe-S)-binding domain-containing protein — protein sequence MAEQRQAGRGGASRRETGELARELAKAVRGEVDFTAAARALMTMDASNYRRVPVGVVTPRDAEDVAAALEVCRRRGVPVVPRGGGTSIAGQATGIGVVLDFTRHMNAVVELDTAARTAVVQPGVVLDTLRDAVRPDGLTFGPDPSTHNRCTLGGMIGNNSCGAHSVAWGTTADNVRGLSVVTYGGDEIRLGQGWEGGAPTGLRELVGRNLALLRTGFPDGLPRRISGYALDALLPERGVDLARAFCGSEGTLGVVTEAAVRLVDAPRARALAVLGYPDESAAADAAPGLLAHRPLTVEGMAQDLVPDARGLPRGRAWLFVETGGDTAAEARAAAAAIVRAADALDGTVVDDPAGMRALWRVREDAAGTATRTAEGGEAWPGWEDCAVPPARLGAYLRDFRALLAEHGLSGTPYGHFGDGCIHVRIDFDLMSEEGVARFRTFSVEVAELVVEHGGSLSGEHGDGQARAELLPKMYGDELVALFGRFKDVWDPAGGMNPGILARPDRLDSNLRFSVLPKEPVDVAFGYPHDGGDFATAVRRCVGVAKCRTTEASEGGGVMCPSFRATGEEQHSTRGRARLLHEMLAGEVVRDGWRSTEVRDALDLCLSCKGCRSDCPVGVDMATYKAEFLHHHYAGRVRPASHYAMGLLPVWLRAAAPFARMANAVARIRPLAALAKRLGGIAPERSLPTLAPVTFRRWLGEHMESRTEILAENRTAVLWPDTFTDHLSPSVGRAAVKVMEAAGIGIVVPPGRVCCGLTYVSTGQLDRARAVMRRTLDTVEPLLDLAVPVVVLEPSCAAALKTDLPELLAEDPRAARLAASVRTFAQALEECAPDWAPPRLDRAVAGQTHCHQHAVLGDAAERRLRERAGLVGELSGGCCGLAGNFGFEKGHYGVSVACAEDQLLPAVRAAGEGAELLADGFSCRTQLEQLEGRGARHLAEVLAEGLAKGLGVTRS from the coding sequence ATGGCTGAACAGCGACAGGCGGGGCGAGGCGGGGCGAGCCGGCGCGAGACGGGCGAGCTGGCGCGGGAGCTCGCGAAGGCGGTGCGCGGAGAGGTGGACTTCACCGCCGCCGCCCGGGCCCTGATGACCATGGACGCGTCCAACTACCGGCGCGTCCCGGTCGGCGTCGTGACGCCGCGCGACGCGGAGGACGTGGCCGCCGCCCTGGAGGTGTGCAGGCGGCGCGGGGTGCCGGTGGTGCCGCGCGGCGGCGGTACATCGATCGCCGGGCAGGCCACCGGCATCGGTGTGGTGCTGGACTTCACCCGCCATATGAACGCGGTGGTGGAGCTGGACACGGCCGCCCGTACGGCGGTGGTGCAGCCCGGCGTCGTACTGGACACGCTGCGCGACGCCGTACGGCCCGACGGGCTGACGTTCGGGCCCGATCCGTCCACACACAACCGCTGCACCCTCGGCGGGATGATCGGCAACAATTCCTGCGGCGCGCACTCGGTGGCGTGGGGGACGACCGCCGACAACGTCCGCGGCCTGTCGGTCGTGACGTACGGCGGGGACGAAATCCGCCTCGGCCAGGGCTGGGAGGGCGGTGCCCCGACCGGCCTGCGGGAGCTCGTCGGCCGGAATCTGGCGCTGCTGCGAACGGGGTTTCCGGACGGGCTGCCGCGCCGTATCTCCGGATACGCGCTGGACGCCCTGCTGCCCGAGAGGGGCGTCGATCTGGCGCGGGCGTTCTGCGGCAGTGAGGGCACGCTGGGGGTGGTGACGGAGGCGGCCGTACGCCTGGTTGACGCGCCGCGTGCGCGGGCGCTCGCCGTCCTCGGTTACCCGGACGAGAGCGCGGCGGCCGACGCGGCGCCCGGGCTGCTGGCGCACCGGCCGCTGACCGTCGAGGGCATGGCCCAGGACCTGGTGCCGGACGCGCGTGGGCTGCCGCGCGGCAGGGCCTGGCTGTTCGTGGAGACGGGCGGCGACACGGCGGCCGAGGCGCGGGCCGCCGCGGCGGCCATCGTCCGGGCGGCGGACGCACTGGACGGCACGGTGGTGGACGACCCGGCGGGCATGCGGGCGCTGTGGCGGGTACGGGAGGACGCGGCGGGGACGGCGACGCGGACCGCCGAAGGCGGCGAGGCCTGGCCGGGGTGGGAGGACTGCGCGGTGCCGCCGGCCCGGCTGGGGGCGTATCTGCGGGACTTCCGGGCGCTGCTCGCCGAGCACGGTCTGAGCGGCACGCCGTACGGACACTTCGGGGACGGCTGCATCCATGTCCGTATCGATTTCGACCTGATGAGCGAGGAGGGCGTGGCCCGCTTCCGGACGTTCTCGGTCGAGGTCGCGGAACTCGTCGTCGAGCACGGCGGCTCGCTGTCGGGCGAGCACGGCGACGGGCAGGCGCGCGCGGAGCTGCTGCCGAAGATGTACGGCGACGAACTGGTCGCCCTCTTCGGGCGGTTCAAGGACGTGTGGGACCCGGCGGGCGGCATGAACCCGGGGATACTCGCCCGCCCCGACCGGCTCGACTCCAATCTCCGCTTCTCCGTCCTGCCGAAGGAACCGGTGGACGTGGCCTTCGGCTATCCGCACGACGGCGGGGACTTCGCGACGGCGGTACGCAGGTGTGTCGGTGTGGCCAAATGCCGTACGACTGAGGCGAGTGAGGGCGGCGGTGTGATGTGCCCGTCCTTCCGGGCGACGGGCGAGGAGCAGCACTCCACGCGCGGGCGGGCCCGGCTGCTGCACGAGATGCTGGCGGGCGAGGTCGTACGCGACGGCTGGCGCTCGACGGAGGTGCGCGACGCGCTCGACCTGTGCCTGTCCTGCAAGGGGTGCCGCAGCGACTGCCCGGTGGGCGTCGACATGGCCACGTACAAGGCGGAGTTCCTGCACCACCACTACGCGGGCCGGGTGCGGCCCGCCTCGCACTATGCGATGGGCCTCCTGCCCGTCTGGCTGCGGGCGGCTGCTCCCTTTGCCCGGATGGCCAACGCGGTGGCCCGGATCCGCCCGCTGGCGGCGCTCGCGAAGCGCTTGGGCGGAATCGCCCCGGAGCGTTCCCTTCCCACGCTCGCACCGGTGACCTTCCGGCGCTGGCTGGGGGAGCACATGGAGAGCCGGACGGAGATCCTGGCGGAGAACCGCACGGCGGTGCTGTGGCCGGACACCTTCACCGACCATCTGTCCCCGTCCGTCGGCCGGGCGGCGGTGAAGGTCATGGAGGCGGCGGGCATCGGCATCGTGGTGCCACCGGGCCGGGTCTGCTGCGGTCTGACGTACGTCTCGACGGGCCAGCTCGACCGCGCGCGTGCCGTGATGCGCCGGACGCTGGACACGGTGGAGCCGCTGCTGGACCTGGCCGTCCCGGTGGTCGTCCTGGAGCCGAGCTGCGCGGCGGCGCTCAAGACGGACCTGCCGGAACTGCTGGCCGAGGACCCCCGGGCGGCGCGCTTGGCGGCATCGGTCCGGACCTTCGCCCAGGCGCTGGAGGAGTGCGCACCGGACTGGGCCCCGCCGCGCCTGGACCGGGCGGTGGCCGGCCAGACGCACTGCCACCAGCATGCGGTGCTGGGGGATGCGGCGGAGCGCCGTCTGCGCGAACGGGCCGGGCTGGTCGGGGAGTTGAGCGGTGGCTGCTGCGGCCTGGCGGGGAACTTCGGCTTCGAGAAGGGCCACTACGGGGTGTCGGTGGCGTGTGCGGAGGACCAGCTGCTGCCGGCGGTGCGGGCGGCGGGGGAGGGGGCGGAGCTGCTGGCGGACGGGTTCTCGTGCCGTACGCAGCTGGAGCAGTTGGAGGGGAGGGGGGCGAGGCATCTGGCGGAGGTGCTGGCGGAGGGCCTGGCGAAGGGTTTGGGAGTCACCCGATCGTGA